The stretch of DNA GCCCATTCTCCAGCCTTCCTTCCCCTCAGGAAAGACAGGACCCCCCACAGTCCCTGGCCAGACCATATTGCTGGGAGCCGCTCATGTGGCCGACAGCCTGGGGGTCTCGTGTCTGGGCCGTGCCCATTCTCAGCCAGGCCTCCCCCAGAATCGCAGCTGCCTGCACTCCTCAGCATAGCAAGGGGGGTAATGAATGGGGGATCCCTTCCCATTCCTTCTGCATGAGCCCAGCCAGagctgcaccccaacttcacaggcCCTGGAGAGGTTACAAGGGCCTTAGGGTGAGTGGGATTGGGTCACAGGGTGGGATCTGGCACAGACCTGGGAACCCTGCCCCAATCTCCTTGGTTCTGTCCCGTGCTGGGCTTTCAAACCCTCCTGCCCACAGGGGGTCTCTTTAGCCTGACACCCCATGAGTGGTCCAGAGAACTGATCTGGATTCCAACACCCCACTACCCTCCCCATGGCTCAGCTCCCTTCTCTGCATGCCCAGCTGATTGGGgtctgggagccagaactcctgagttctatccaGTTTTAGGAGGGCTGTGGGTTCAAGCGGGACAGGGGcactgggatccaggactcctgggttctatcctccaTTTTGAAAGGACTATGGGGTCCactggttggggagggggggttgctggctggaagccaggacccctaggttctcttcccagctggcTGGCTGACAGTGGCAGAGTCCCCTCCCCtgtttgtacctcagtttccctccctgtATTGGGAGGGGATAGGGCATCTGGGCagggctcttggctgggggcTGGAGACAGATACAAAACCCAAGATAAAGCAAAACCCTAGGGATGGTGCCCAGGACCCCTGGTGTTTGGGGGTGGCCAGGCAGCTGCTGAATTTGGCTGTCAACCCAGACATGCTCAGAGCCCAGCGCATCTGAGTTCAACCTGGGAGCGAAGGGAATAATGAATTAATAACAATGCTGCAGACAGTGAAGGGGGCACTGCCAGGTAAGGGCCTGCGGTTGGGGGCATTGGGACGGGGCGTGGGGCTGCATGGGGCACTAGGGGAGTGGGAAGTGGGCACTGGGGACTCCACCAGGATGAGCCGCCATGTAAGCTCCGTTCACATCAAAACTTCactccaggcagggagggagcagcccAGCAGCTATTTCAAGCTCAGGACcttgagggggggaggggggactgaaaAGGGgtggtgggagctgggagggagctgAGATCAGGGGAGGGGATCTGGGATGGTTCAgatggattttccatctcttgctAATTTTCTCTcccctgcatccctccccccccccaactcctccaTCTACTGCCCTGCCTCCAAGCACCATTTCCTTGTGATTATACACACACAATTACacacctgccctgcagccctaAGATTGACCTTTCTCTCCCATCTGGAAGGGGAACagtgtctagtggctagagcagggtgCTGGGCACTAGGAGCATGGACATGGGTCCATGGGTTCTACCCCAGcgcagggagaggagtgggggctgggagccaggactcttggggtctagccccagctctgggaagagagtggggtctagtgagtcAGAGCAGGGAGCTAGGAGctaggacgcctgggttctattcttagcTCAGGGATTGGGGTCTAgggggttagagcagaggggctgagagccactACTCCTGGACTCTCGCTTGGGCAGAaccctgctccgtgcctcagtttacccctgTACAAAATGGGCACGCTGGGAGGCTGTCTCCCCTCCTGTTccccctgccccggggctgggtTGCCGATTAGATCTGCGCCCCCGCATGGGCTGTGCCAGCCCAGAGAGCTTTGCCTTGGAAACGTGACTGCGCTGCGGGAGGGGGGAGCCCGCCCgtccctgcctggggctggcccagccctgtgCCAGGGCTGGGTGTGACGGTGAGTCAGAGCCGACTCGCGCATTCCTGGCCCAGGCCCGAACAGCTCCCCCCTCCCGCGGAGCCGGGGCACTGCCGGGGTCGCCGCTGCCGCAGCCCGCCCTGGGCAGGAGCCCCCTCTCCCCGGCTGCGCTCCCGGGACAAACAGcccccgcgccccaccccagaggtggccgcatctcagcgcCCCGCCAGGGCCCCCGGCCCGGGGGAGAAGCGTATTCCCAGCAAGGGCCACGTGGGTCTGAGTCGTGGcccttcctgctcctcctgcagcttcccGGTAGCGTTTCAGGGCTGGCGTCGTGctgtgctgggctgggctgccccaCACTCAGCCGCCCCTGGGGGGCCCAGGAGAGTGGgtaccagggggtgggggggtccgcTAAGGGTTAACAGCAGCTCCTGTTTCTGGCAGAGGGAGCCTGTCTCTGCAGCCTGGTCACCCAGCCGAGATGGAGCCCCCGGACCAGCCAGTCGGGTATGGCAGAGgggcctgggaggtggggggccaggactcctgaggTCTAgcccaggtgggggtggggggtagtggGTTAAagcaggtggggctgggcgcccggactcctgggttccatgctcTGGCCCTTAGTGCTAGGGGCTCCCCGCCCTCCTCACAGCGCTGTCTCCCTTCTCAGCCTGGGGCGTGACCCGGTGTACGATGTCCCAGACCCACACGtcttcccccagcccaggccaGCCCGGGGGTCTCTGAACAGCGTCAGCCTCCTGGATCGCCTGCTCCTCACCCAGTCTGTCTGGCTGCAGCTGAGCCTCAATTCTGCCACCGCCCTGCACATCCTGCAGCGTGAGCCCCCCGGGGTGAGGGCTCAgggggcctctgccctgcccggctgGATACTGGGGCAGATGGGTCCATTGGTCTGATGGGGGTTTTCAGGCAGTGTGGGCCCCTGGGGCTCATCTGGGGAGGGGAataatactgggctggatgggtcCATGGCTCTAATGGGGGGGACCCACACTGGATGGGTCCTGGGGCtgatgggtggggggaaatcccACACTGGATGGGTCCATGGGGCtgatgtggggaggaggaaatccCACACTGGATGGGTCCATGGGGCTGACTGGGGGAGGGAAATCCGACAGTGGATGGGTCCATGGGGCTGATGGGGGGGGAATCCCACACTGGATGGGTCCACAGGGCTGATTGGGAGTGGGGGATCCCACACTGGATGGGTGCATGGGGCTGATGGGGCGGCCCACACTGGATGGGTTCATGGGGCtgagcagggaagggggtggataTTGGGAAGTGTTCCATGTCCCCAGTCCCGGTGTAGCCCCTGCTGACAGGTGCCCCCTTCTTGCCCCAGACATTCCTGGTGCGCCGATCGAACACACACCGACGCCGGGTGCTCTGCTTGCGCCTCCTAGATGACTTGGCCCCGGCCTTCGTCGCTAGCTACTGCCTGCAGGAGAGAGCAGCCGGTAGGGACACATCTGTCTGTGCTGCTCTGTGCCCCCCGGGAGCGCCACGCCTACACACAGCCCTGCGTCTGGTGCCCTACtgagccccccagctccctgcagcacggtgccccctagtgctgcactgGGCCAGTGGGCAAGTActgactgccagggagagcgcCTCCTAGTGCCACAGGTCTGAGGGTCCTTCTCTTTGCAGGCATCTCCCTGGAGGGCTCATCCCAGAGCTTCCCAGACATGCTGCACCTGGTGGCCTCCTACTGCCAGAGCCGGtgagtgggaggatgggggggcacCCCAAAATCTGAGCTCCACCACAGCTCCAGCTCTCCCTTGCTCCCAGTGGATAGAGATCCTGTAGTGTCCAGGGCAGTGGGGGACAGCAGAGGGGTTATAGGACAGAGGGTGttggggcagccctgggggagagggcAAAGGGCAGAAGGGAATTGGGGagtgcccctgggggagggggcggggcagaagGGAATTGGGGGAGTGcccaagggggaggagggagccctGGGACTGCCGTCAGAGCCTGATGCACTGTCCCCCTAGGGAGGTTCTCCCGGTCGCCCtgcgcctgccccagcccatccAGCAGGCGGTGTCGCACAAGGAACTGGAGGCCATTTCCCACCTGGGGCTCGGTGAGTGACACCCCCGCAACAGCCCTTCCCCCTGGACCCCTCTCtcagacccccacccctcccccccatctcagTGGCCCCTACACTCCTCTCCCTGATCCTTCCTCTCCCTTCAATCCCCCCTGGTCCCTCCCTGCCCATTCTCTGTGTGCCCCatttccaccccatccccactccccttcccccatcaccctgcacctcctccctgcacccactAGGTAGCCGGGAAATCCCTCCCCTCCATTTCTCCTCtaattcccttcccctcccctccccctggcctgGGGCTAGATTGGAGCCGGCggcccctagaggggaaaggctcaTATCCCATTTCTGGCCCCCTAAGCCAGCCAGGCCCCCCACCGTGGGCTGGATCaaagccagcgccccctagaggggaaaggccccatgtcctcTCCTCGGTGCTGACTCCtcttttcctcccccatcccccagagtTTTGGAGCTCTTCTCTCAATGCCAAGGACCCCCTGGAGTCGCCTGAGCCCCAACTCTGTGAggatgctgcccctgcagctggcCAGCTGGGTGCGATCCCCACGCGGAGCCCAAGGGAGCTGGACTGCGGCCTGGGCAACGGGGCGCTGGGCTTCCTGAACCCCCTGttccagggcagggatgggggctcACGGCGGGACGACTTCAAGCGCAGCATTAAAGTGCGGGTGTCCACCGAGAcctccagccctctctcacctCCCCCCAAGCCAccgccccccatccctgccagcCAGACAGGGATGTCCCCCACCCTGCGCCAGGAACCGGGCCAGTACTCACCGCTCAGCATGTCAGGGTATCGGGTTCCCCAGCGGGCTGGGGAGCCTCTTAATCCCGAGCCAGCCGGGAGCAGCCTCCCATCCCTGCAGGAGCTGGACAGTGGGTCCCCCAGTGGCTCAGAGAGCGAGGGGGGTGGGGGTCCACGGGCCCCCTCACCTCCTGCCCAGCGCCGCCCCCGTGCCCCCCTGCGCTGCATGAGCGATGCCGTCTTGGCAGTGCTGGCCCCTGAGAAACAGCTGTCACGGGCCGTGGAGGGGCTGGCGCGGGACCGGAgcaccaggctgggagccagcgTCCAGGATTTCCTGACCCTAGtgaggggtggcgggggggagtggCAGTCCAGCCACGAGCTGCTGAGCCCCATCCGGACCTTCCTGACCCACACCAaggcccagctgctgcagagcccagccctggagctgccaaGCCCCACGCTGTTGCCTGACCACAGGCTGGGTGagtggggcttgggggagggatccagggtgcctgggttctattcccagctctgggacaggtATGGAGTCTACTGGGTTAGAgttgtggggctgggagctaggactcctgggttctgtccccagctctgggaggcgAGTGGGGtgtaatggttagagcaggggtggctgggagccaggactgctgggttctaagagaagggtgggggttggggcaggggagagccaggatgcctggattctattcccagttcagGAAGGGGAATGCGGTTTAGTGGggaccaggacacctgggttctattcccagctcaggaaGGGGAATGCGGTTTAGTGGggaccaggacacctgggttctatccccagctcagagaagggagtggggtctagtgggttagagcagtggggctgggagcctaaCCCACTCCTACTCCACAGATGCTGTGCTGGAACGGGCCCTCCATCGTTGTGTGCTGAAGCCCCTCAAACCAGTGCTGGCATCACGGCTGTGCAGGCGACGCATGGCAGATGGGTCCCTGGGCCAGCTCCGGGAGAACCTGCGGCTGGTGCGGGAGCGGGGCCCTGGTGCCTTCCCGGCACGGGCGACGCTGCCTAGCCCCCCTGACACCCAGCGGGCACGGCGCAAACTGCTGCAGCTTCTGCACGCCTATTCGCCCAGCACCCAGGTGACACTGCTGCTGCAGGCCTGCAAGGGTGTCTACCGAGCCATGGGGGCAGCCCCGGGTACGGATCCCTtcatccctccccccgccccccctcgccCGCGTGATGCTGCTCCTGCAGGGCTGCAAAGGTGTCTGCAGAGCCATGGGGGCTGACCCCGCACAGCCTTCCCGACCACCCTAACCTGCATGGCCCCCCTGCCCCCGTTCTTCCTCACCCAGCACCCAGGCCTAGGAGGGCGTCTCTGCAGCCATAGATCTGTCCCCAAGTACGGACAACCCCCATAACAGCCCCCTAttccccagcaccacccccatatcacccagcctgccccccccacctccaacctGCTCATTCCCTACAACCTCCTGATCCTCCCCACATCCCCATACCTGCCCACCCCCGTAACTGACCCCTGTGCCCTGCCACACCTAACATAGCCACCCtggtctccccctgcccctccctccccagtccccTCATCTGTGCAACCTGCACCCCATGCCTCCTCAGCTTCCAggatccctcccccatccctgcccagcctgtgcTCTCCATGCTACTGCCTGCtgggagcccccctcccccagctcatgCTCCCAACGCCACCTGCCTCCCCTACTGCCaggacccccccatcccccttatGTTCCTGCTACATCCCTGCCAGCACCCACTCACatgtcccctcttccccccagatgGGAGCTATGGGGCGGACGAGTTCTTGCCAGTTCTGAGTTTCATCCTGGCTCAGTGCGACCTGCCCCAGCTGCTCATGGAGGCTGAGTACATGATGGAGCTGATGGAGCCCAGCCAGCTCCTGGGGGAAGGTAAGGAAGACGCCTAGGCCCTCCACTACCCCTTTTCCTTGTCCCGctaagccagccagtcccctcaccctggggccagatcagagatggcgccccctagaggggaaaatCCCTGAGTCCATTTACTTCCCtaaatgctgggggtgggggcgggggacccACCTAATCatctgaacgtgagctcccagtgctgagctcccagtgcaacgctgtgaccaaaagggctaaAGCGGTCCCGGGGTGTGTAACAGGGGAATCTCGACTAGGAGAAAGGAGGTTCTGTTACCTCCGGGTGTGGCGCTGGTGCCCTGCGGCCAGTCCTGGTGCCCACAATGCAAGAGGGATGCTGATAAAGCTAAGAGCAGAGTCACGAGAATGACTAAAGGCTCAGAGAACaagcctcagagagagagaccccaggaGCTcgatctgtttagtttaacagagAAAAGGTTAAGCGTGATCCCAGTCtaagtacctacgtggggaacaGAAACGGGAGAGCACacgactcttcagtctagcagccGAAGGtggaagctggacaaattcagactagcaaTAAGGTGCACGTTTATAAGTGAGGGGAATTAACCAGGGGCACGGCCTCCCAAGGgctggattctccgtcactggcaGTGTCTAAAGCAAGGGGGATGTTTTTCTGAGATCTGTGCTAGTTCCTCCAGGAATCAATTCAGGGCAGCCCTGTGCAGAGAGGAGGGCAGCCTAGAGAATTCccagggtcccttctggcctgacaATCTACACCCCATCCTTCCCCAGGTGGCTATTACCTGACCACTCTCcaggccagcctggccctgctggAGCATTTCCATGAAGAGGAGCCAAGGGAGCTGCACCCCGATGTACAGAGAACCCTGAGCTGGCAGCACCCGTGCCCCCCAGGGCGGCCCCCTGGCAGCCCATGCCAGGTATGTGGGGAAGTGCTCTGGGGGAGTCATTGACGGGGACTCCCTGCTACCTACCCGgtccctgcccctactccacccacGCCCCGCTCCATCCCTACCCCCTTCCTTATCCCTCCCCGCTGCTTGCACAGTCCCCCCATCACCCCTGGTGCCTGCTCAATCCCTATCCCCCCATCACCCCATCTTTGCCCCTCCATCCGCCTCAGTGCCCactcagtccctgcccccatccccattaGTCCCTGCTGCTCTTagtcccaccccccacacccatgcCCACTTAGTCCCTGACTTGCTCTGCCTTCCAGGACCCACAGCCTGAGAAGACCCAGGCCCCCTGCAGTGGGTGCCACTCCACCACGCCTGCTCTGGGAGCCCAGGGGACGGCAGAGCAGCTACGGGGGCACCCCACAGACAACAGTCTCCCCCTGCACCCTGAAGGACAGCGCCAGCCCCAGGAGCACCCAGCCCAGCACCACCACCCCGGGGAGATGGGACCCTGGCCAGGACCCCCACACAGGCTGCTCCGCGAAGGGGCTGTCGACCTGGATGAACCCCTCTGACCTGGGATGCCTGGTTCTGTCCCAGatctaggaggggagtgggacCTATAGGTTAGAGCAGTGGGCCTGGGAGTGAGATCTCCTGGATTCTAGTCCAAGCTCTGCTGTGACTGGCTTTATGACCACTTCCCTCTTggtgcctcagcttcccccttCTGTAAAACAAGGCGAATAAGACCTGCAGCAGTGTGGAAGGAATGTCTGTCCCCGGTAGCCCCTCCCTGTtccggggggaggggtgctgggggagccTTTTCCTcactttgggggtggggcagggagtatCTTAGCTTGTGACAATCACTCCTGGCTTGAATAAGAGTCAGTTAAATgccgaaagagagagagagagagagactctttcTCTCGTGACACAGAGGATCAATGTACATATACCAGGGGGATTTGCTGGCCCAAAAACCTCTTCTGCTGATGTTATTTTTATAGGGCctactttattaaatattttttaggggggaaattcatttttattttttattctcccAAAAGCGACACGGCCTGGTTTGTCTGAGGCCTCAAATTTACAATTTGTtcatatattaaaagaaaaaggagttcTGTAACAAAATGCTCTTGTATCAATATTATTGTAGGGCCTActttatttgttatttgtaaaAAAGATTTACTTTGTTCAAAGAGTGGCATTCTTTGTTTTTAACTCaagtctgtgttttttttttttaatttctgaagcTTCAATATATGTTTTTGATAAATACAACACTCTGGAACACGAAACTCTCCTGTGGATATTATTGTAGGGTCTGCTTTATTGGCTGAACGATGTGCCATCTGTTTGGCTGTCTCTATTTGTAACAAGATAACTTTTGAACACTGCGTACAATCAATTTCAACATTTCCAGGAATATTCTAGGCAGCAATGGGCAAGAGCCGTTGGATGTTGGTGAAAATCAGAGAAAccaaaagggggaaatgggaggcCCCTGGAACCCCAGCATCCAGTAGCAGAGCCATAGCTTCAAGCCCCACTGCTGATGACAACAATTAACACCTTCCGGCACAACACCGCTGTCATTTCTGCTCTGCCCAGCCTCCAGGTGGAGTTTGAGACATTGAAACCCTATGTGACTGAGCTCCTGgacagaaagagaagaaatgaaaATGGTGGGAGTGAGACAGACAGTGCCCCTGGCATGGGTGGAAATAGGGGGGCTCtggtgtgaggggaagggggagctgaCAGACCCCTtggcggggaggggaagaatgGGGGCCCCTGGtacgggggaagggggacagacaGCCCCCTTGGCAGGAGCGGGAGAATGGGGGCCCCTGGTATGGGGAAAGGGGGTGCTGTCAGAGCCCATGCTGGGGGGGGAAGAATGGGGGCCCCTggtatgggggaagggggagctgacACAGCCCATGCGGGGGCGGGAAAGAATGGGGGGCCCTGGTATGGAGGAAGGAGGAGCTGACAGAGCCCAcgcgggggtggggaagaatgGGGGCCCCTggtatgggggaaggggcagcagacAGCCCCTGGCAAGgaggagcttgggggaagggcagggagccCCTGAACGAGTgggggatggaggatggcacCCAGGCAGCTGGGGATGCGGGAAGGAAGGATGCCAGGAGCCCTGGTGGGGGCGATGAGCTCGGCCAACACCCGCTGTGAAGGGGGTGCCCTGGCGGGTTTCACTGTGGTTTTCCCCCAAGGCGCTGCGACTGGCTCTGCCTGTGGCTGGACACTGAGGCTCTGCGCCCAGCTCCCCG from Eretmochelys imbricata isolate rEreImb1 chromosome 7, rEreImb1.hap1, whole genome shotgun sequence encodes:
- the RIN1 gene encoding ras and Rab interactor 1, which produces MLWPLVLGAPRPPHSAVSLLSLGRDPVYDVPDPHVFPQPRPARGSLNSVSLLDRLLLTQSVWLQLSLNSATALHILQREPPGTFLVRRSNTHRRRVLCLRLLDDLAPAFVASYCLQERAAGISLEGSSQSFPDMLHLVASYCQSREVLPVALRLPQPIQQAVSHKELEAISHLGLEFWSSSLNAKDPLESPEPQLCEDAAPAAGQLGAIPTRSPRELDCGLGNGALGFLNPLFQGRDGGSRRDDFKRSIKVRVSTETSSPLSPPPKPPPPIPASQTGMSPTLRQEPGQYSPLSMSGYRVPQRAGEPLNPEPAGSSLPSLQELDSGSPSGSESEGGGGPRAPSPPAQRRPRAPLRCMSDAVLAVLAPEKQLSRAVEGLARDRSTRLGASVQDFLTLVRGGGGEWQSSHELLSPIRTFLTHTKAQLLQSPALELPSPTLLPDHRLDAVLERALHRCVLKPLKPVLASRLCRRRMADGSLGQLRENLRLVRERGPGAFPARATLPSPPDTQRARRKLLQLLHAYSPSTQVTLLLQACKGVYRAMGAAPDGSYGADEFLPVLSFILAQCDLPQLLMEAEYMMELMEPSQLLGEGGYYLTTLQASLALLEHFHEEEPRELHPDVQRTLSWQHPCPPGRPPGSPCQDPQPEKTQAPCSGCHSTTPALGAQGTAEQLRGHPTDNSLPLHPEGQRQPQEHPAQHHHPGEMGPWPGPPHRLLREGAVDLDEPL